Proteins from one Rosa chinensis cultivar Old Blush chromosome 7, RchiOBHm-V2, whole genome shotgun sequence genomic window:
- the LOC112180748 gene encoding putative UPF0481 protein At3g02645: MEGRIKENPYILLEASLMKELDRLSPMTDSRCIHRVPPRLRLVREKAYAPRIVSIGPLHHEEKALKTMEEHKMRYLQYFLGRTNLSLMHYIEKIKNQEAELRSCYSETIELQSDEFIKIILVDAIFVIEYLFRYWYPEILHENDCMFGEPKMSSVVWLDLLMLENQLPFFILEDLFDPDIFPVSSEYSNRIDGVERISIMFLFHKFLAERGIYIGGKVAKLETISCSEVKVQHFVDLLRRLYIAPILKAEATRRPIAFNAPSIEELQRAGIQFKVGSNNNLFDIRFEDGILEIPKLEVVDSTEVILRNLVAFEQCVGTDDTYLSDYVSIMSKFLDAPKDVALLVEYGIVENWLGGNNELSTMIKYMGTGVDVGPEKFYYDTLCEDLNKYCSSTWNRRMANLRQNYFNTPWATISFIAAVLLLILTAIQTICSIISLL, from the coding sequence ATGGAAGGACGCATCAAAGAAAATCCGTACATTCTGTTAGAAGCTTCACTGATGAAGGAGTTGGATAGATTGTCCCCCATGACCGATTCGCGCTGTATCCACCGGGTTCCTCCTCGACTACGGCTTGTACGTGAAAAGGCCTATGCACCACGGATAGTCTCAATAGGCCCACTTCATCATGAAGAAAAAGCCTTGAAAACCATGGAAGAACACAAAATGAGGTACCTACAATATTTTTTGGGTCGAACAAATTTAAGTCTAATGCATTATATAGAAAAGATAAAGAATCAAGAAGCAGAATTACGTAGTTGTTACTCAGAGACCATTGAGCTTCAAAGTGATGAATTCATAAAAATCATTCTAGTGGATGCCATCTTCGTCATTGAGTACTTATTTAGATACTGGTACCCTGAAATTCTACATGAAAATGACTGCATGTTTGGAGAACCTAAGATGTCGAGTGTTGTATGGCTCGACTTGCTGATGCTTGAAAATCAGCTGCCATTCTTCATTCTTGAGGACCTATTCGATCCGGACATATTTCCGGTCTCATCTGAGTACTCTAACAGAATTGACGGTGTAGAGAGGATTTCAATAATGTTTCTTTTTCATAAATTTTTGGCTgaacgtggaatatatataggGGGAAAGGTAGCCAAGTTGGAAACAATATCGTGTTCCGAAGTAAAAGTACAACATTTCGTTGATCTGTTGAGAAGGTTGTATATAGCACCAATATTGAAAGCGGAAGCTACAAGAAGACCCATAGCATTTAATGCACCCAGTATTGAAGAGCTACAAAGGGCAGGAATCCAGTTTAAGGTGGGTTCCAACAACAACTTGTTTGACATACGATTTGAAGACGGGATTTTGGAAATTCCAAAACTGGAGGTGGTGGATTCAACAGAGGTTATACTAAGAAATTTAGTTGCCTTTGAACAATGTGTAGGAACAGATGATACATACCTGAGTGATTATGTTTCCATCATGAGTAAGTTTCTGGACGCCCCAAAAGATGTGGCATTGCTTGTTGAGTATGGAATTGTTGAAAATTGGTTAGGTGGCAATAATGAGTTGTCTACTATGATTAAGTACATGGGAACAGGGGTTGATGTTGGCCCAGAGAAATTCTATTATGATACTTTGTGTGAAGACTTGAACAAGTActgcagttcaacatggaacaGAAGGATGGCAAATTTGAGACAGAATTATTTCAACACACCTTGGGCAACTATTTCTTTCATTGCAGCAGTTCTTCTCCTCATACTCACAGCCATTCAAACAATCTGCTCGATTATCTCTCttctttga